A window from Dioscorea cayenensis subsp. rotundata cultivar TDr96_F1 chromosome 10, TDr96_F1_v2_PseudoChromosome.rev07_lg8_w22 25.fasta, whole genome shotgun sequence encodes these proteins:
- the LOC120270376 gene encoding secreted RxLR effector protein 161-like: MSTPYNANIQLKKNFGDPVAQSKYAQIIGSLMHLMNFTRPDIAYVVCRLSRYTQNPNREHWYALVRLMKYLRGTMNYGILYSGYPTVLEGYSDANWISDSNETKSTSGYVFTLGGGAIAWKSARQTIIARSTMESEFVALELTGS, from the coding sequence ATGAGTACTCCTTATAATGCTAATattcaattgaagaaaaattttggtgacCCAGTTGCTCAGTCTAAATATGCTCAGATTATTGGGAGTTTGATGCATCTAATGAATTTTACAAGACCTGATATTGCATATGTTGTGTGTAGACTAAGTAGATATACTCAAAATCCCAATCGTGAACATTGGTATGCGTTGGTTAGACTAATGAAATACTTGAGAGGTACCATGAACTATGGTATTCTGTATAGTGGATATCCCACTGTATTAGAAGGTTACAGTGATGCTAATTGGATCTCTGATTCAAATGAGACAAAATCCACTAGTGGTTATGTGTTCACGCTTGGTGGTGGTGCAATAGCATGGAAATCAGCTAGACAAACAATTATTGCTAGATCAACTATGGAATCAGAATTTGTAGCCTTAGAGTTGACAGGGTCTTAG